The sequence AGGGTATTCATGCAGGCGTTCGCTGTGTGCACTTGCGAAAAGGTCAAGTTGCGCTTTGATTGTGGGCAGCGAAGCATCGAGGTCTGTTAAATAAGAGCGTTTATTATTCAGATAATCCTTTATAGCAGGCGATTCTTTGTACGCCAATCTATCCAGTTCTTTTTGAATAGCACTTATTTCCATGTTATCCCAGTCTTTACTTTCCAGAACCGGTATTTGCCATTGTGCCTGTTGTTCTTTCCAGTGATCTTTTTCAACTTTTACCTGGTGGATGATAAAACCGGGAAGCTCGATGGCGGTGAGGTAACCACCATGACAGGCGCCGGTATCGATGCCGTAGGTATTGTTGACGATGCGGGGGAGATGGCCGGTGACAGAGTGTCCATAGATGACGGGTTTGGTACCGGTATAATGATCTGTCCAGTATGCGGAGGTGGTAACGCCGGTATGGCGACCTGTCTGGCCGGCTGTATCTTTTGTCGTCTTATGTTCCGTCTCTGTTGTTGTCTGGCCGGCTGTATCTGTTGTCGTATCTGTTGTCGTCTTACATTCCGTCTCTGTTGTTGTCTGGCACAGCTTATCTTTTGTCACTCCCTGACCAGCATATTTCTTCTCCAGGTATCTCTCACCGGCAGTCGTGCCACTCAGTACATCCTGTCTTTGCACATGCAGTGGCAGGTCATGTTCCATAGCCGCATGTACGATGATCGCATCGTCTGTTTCAAAATAATAAGGCAGTGTCATAGCCCAGGCCAGGAAATGAGGGTATTGCTCACCCATCTGTATTTTCACAATTTCCTGTGCGTAATTATGAATGCCTTGCAGGTGTTTTCGTTCATGGTTACCCATGAGTGTAATGGTATTAGGGCGATCCATAAAGTACTGCCATACTTCTTTGGATGTATTGCCACGGTCTACGAGGTCGCCCACTGAGATCAGGAGATCTTCGTCCCGGAGGCCGGTTTTTTCCAGTAGGGTCAACAGCTCATGGTAGCAGCCGTGGATATCCCCCACAACTATTGTTCTTTTCATGTCACAATATTATTTGCGAATAGCGTAGTCTTTCTGCGTATTTCTTATTTTGCAGTATAACTTTTTACAGGGAATGAGATTTGTAACTTTACTATTGTTATACTGTACATTGGGTGCAAAGGCCCAAACCATTGTATCCCATGCATTTGGTGATGCGCACAACCCCGCTGTTATTTTTATGCATGGTGGCCCGGGCAGTAATGCTATTAATTTTGAATCTACCACCGCCGCAAAACTCGCAGCACAGGGATTTTATGTGATCACTTACGACCGGAGGGGAGAAGGTCGTTCTGTGGATGCGAAGGCGGCGTATACCTTTCAGCAATCTTATGATGACCTGAATAACCTGTATAAACAATACAATGTGAAAAGAGCGACCCTGATCGGGTTTAGTTTTGGAGGGATCGTAGCTACGGGTTATACGGCAAAATATCCTGCACAGGTGCGGGCATTGGTGCTGGTGAGTGCGCTGGTGGATTTGCAGGAGACATATAAAACAATCATTGCCTCCTGTAAAAAGATATATACTTCCAATAATAATACAGCAGGTTTAAAAGACCTGACCGCATTAGCAAAACTGGATAGTAGTTCCATTGAATTCAGGAGAGGATGTTTTAAACAGGCTTCTAAAAACGGTTTCTTTGCTACACCGAACAGAACGCCTGCTGCACAGGCGATTTATAAACAACTGGATGCGGACACCTTGTACCAGCATTATGCAAACCTGAACAATGATACCCCCGGCAATGAGTTTTGGAAACATGAAAAGTATTCTACCATCAATAACCTGCCTGTTCTCGAAAAAATAGTGAAACAGGGAGTGCCTGTGTTTGCCATGTATGGTATGGATGATGGATTGTATTCACCTGGGCAGATAGATGCACTAAAGGCAGTGATAGGCGTTAATCATGTGCTGTATTTCCGGGATGCGGCGCATTATTTATACAATGATCAGCAGGTGCATTTCCTGGGTGGTATGCTGGTGTTTTTATCATATTAGTTACCTTTGGCGATATGGAGATTACGCAGCGTCAACGGACTTTATTACTCTACATCCTGGAATGTGTAGCAGGCACGGCGATTGGATTTTACCTGTACCGCGTTTATCCTACCATCGGTGCCTGGGCCCTGATCTCTATTATTCTGGTATTGGCGCCAGACAGGAAAGATGCGATGACACTGGCTAAGACCCGTATCAAGGCGAACCTGGTAGGGGCTACCATTGGATTGACGATCTTCTTTATCCACCCGGTAAATCTGTTGATGATGTGTATAGGAGTCACCCTTTCCATCATCGCCTGTGAATTACTGAAATTACAGCCTGCTACCCGATCGGCGGCAATTGCCGTATTGATCATCACCATGCATGAACCGGGTAAATACTTCTGGGATGTGGCATTGGAGCGGGGAGGCGGGGTATTGGCAGGTTGTGTGATCGGGATGCTCATTACCTGGATCTTTCATACAGTCATTATCCGTTCTAAAAAAGTGATACGAAAAATAGGAAAATGAAAATAGCTACTTATAATGTGAATGGGGTGAATGGCCACCTGGCAGTATTACTCCGCTGGTTGACAGAAACAACGCCGGATGTGGTGTGCTTGCAGGAGCTGAAAGCGCCACAGGAAAAGTTTCCGGAAGCCGCGATCCTCGAAGCAGGATATACCGCCATCTGGCACGGACAAAAGAGCTGGAATGGGGTGGCAATCCTGTCTCGCATCGGCAAACCTGAAGAAGTAAGAAGAGTGTTGCCCGGTGATCCTGAAGATCTGCATAGCCGGTATATAGAAGCTGTTGTAAATGGTATCACCATTGCATGTTTGTATCTGCCAAATGGAAACCCGGCTCCGGGACCAAAGTATGATTATAAGTTAGGATGGTTCAAGCGGCTGCATGCACATGCACAGGAATTGATGGACAGTGGTAAACCTGTGATTATACTCGGTGATTACAATGTGATCCCTACGGAGAAAGATGTATATAAACCTGCCAGCTGGGTCACTGATGCGCTCTTTTTGCCACAAACCCGTGAAGCGTTTGAGCTACTGAAGTCGCAGGGGTGGACAGATGCATTACGGAAATTATACCCGGAAGAAACCATCTATACCTTTTACGATTATTTCCGTAATGCGTATGGTAGAAATGCGGGTTTAAGAATAGATCATTTTTTGGTGAGTCCGGATGTAGAAAAACGATTGATATCCGGCGGCGTGGATAAGGAAGTGAGGGGATGGGAGAAGACAAGCGACCACTGTCCGGTATGGATTACAATAACAGACTAATATGAATATTAAATCCTTATTACCGTACGATCGTTATACCCTGACTACCAGATTGAATGAGGGGGAAGTGAGGCGGAGACTGGAAGCCAATGTGGCTCCCCCAAAGAAACCTTTTAGCTTGTTGGTACAGCGTTATGGGCTAAAAAAGAATACGACGGACAAGCCTTATGTAGGTGTGGTAGTAGGCCCTCATTTTGAAATAGTGAGAGTGATTAACTACAAGAATTCTTTTCTGCCGGTTACCAAAGGGGAGATGAGTAATTTTCTTGGGCAGACGGAGATAAAGGTGAAAAGTAGTCCTCATCTGGCCGTCATGATATTTTCAGGCGTCTGGTTGTTCATGGTATTGGTAGGTTGTGTGGCGGTATTGGGAGCATCTATCAATGATGGGTTTGAGCCTGTGATGTTAATACCTTTTGGGATGTTTGTATTTGGCTGTTTACTATTTACAATTCCTTATAAGTTGGAGGCGAAGAAGACGAAGCGATTTCTGGCGGAGTTGCTGGAAGCTGAGGAAGTTAAAGAAGGTTAAAATGCTATTTGGGAAGTGTATCATTATAAATTTAGTCAAGCCGGCCCCAGGACCCTGCTTTACCTTTTGATTCGTTGCACTTTTAGTGATATATAGTTAGCCGAAGATATTTGAATACCTTACCGGAAGAATAATTTAAATTATACATGATAGCCCGTACACCCACACCACCCTACTACGCAGTTATATTTACATCACTCAGAACGGAGGTAGAAGAAGGTTACAAAGACACCGCTACCCTGATGGTAGAACTGGCGCAGGCACAGCCAGGATATTTGGGCGTGGAGTCTGCACGCGATGGAGTGGGCATTACCGTTTCTTATTGGGAGAGCCTGGAAGCGATCCGTAACTGGAAGCAACAGGCGGATCACCTGATTGCGCAGCAGCTGGGGCGGGAGAAATGGTATGCGCAGTATAAGACGAGGATTTGCCTGGTAGAAAGAGATTATGGTTTTGATAAAGAATAATATATTTTATGAACGTTGATGGCTAGTCGTATAGCAGTATGAGTGGTCTGAAAGGCTTGAATTAAGTTCCGACATTTGACTTTATAAATATTTACTATACTATGAGGGTCTTATTGCTGCTTTCTTATCTAACGGTAAGTTCGTTATTTTGTGCTGCGCAGGTGCCTTTGCCTGCAAAAAATCTAAGTATTTTCGGAAGGGGGATGTATCCGGGGGATGATTCTACCTATGCATTATTGCAGGAGGCGGGTTTTAATACCGTGTTGTTATCCAGCTTTTATATTCATGGAGATGGAGATCTGTATTCCGGGGATGATAATCAGCATCCCGTGATCCATGATGGAAAGTGGGTAGGGGATACGGCTTACCTGAGAAGGGTCGCAGCGTTAAAGAAGGGGGCGAGGATTGAGATCCTGCTGGAAGGAAGATGGTACAATCAGCCACCGAATACGTTTGATTTTATGAGAGATTGGGTAGATTCAACTAAACAGGTACCGGGTGTGGTGACAGGAGTGGGTGATAACAGTACATTGTTTACCATTTGTAAAGTGTTGAAAGAAGTGGTGGGTGCCGATGCATTTTGTATAGATGATGAATCCGTGTATGATAGTCATTCTATCATAGAGATGGGTAAGATAGCGGCGCGGTTAAAAATGCATATGACGTTGTGTCCGTTTAGGGTGAATGAGTTTTGGAGTACTGTGTTGAAGAATACAGATCCGAAGGTAGTGGACGCGATTTATTTGCAATGTTATGATGGAGGAAGGAATGCAAATCCCGGCTTGTGGAAGAATGCAATGAAGCCAGTACAGCCGGTGTATCCGATATTTATGTGCAGGGGAGCGTTTAGTACTTGTGGCACATCGCATAATAGTAAGACGGTGGAGGAGATAAAAGGAGAGATGACCAGGTTTAAAAAAGACTATCCTGAGATGAGTGGTGCAAGTATCTGGCAGATGGCGGATGTAAAGAATTTTGTAAAGAATAATTGTGCGGTGGTGGACCCATCATCCGGTACAGCAAGATCAGTAAAAGAGTTTTTGGCGCAGATAAAAGGGGCTTTATCAACAGGCCTTTAAGCTGGCAACACGGTTTTAAACTGGCAACACGGTTTTAAGCTGTCAACAGGCCTTTAAGTTGTCTACACACGGTCTGTAAGCTGTCTACACGGCTTTAAATAAACTACAGGCTTTTTAAATGGCCTGCTGCTACAGGCCATTTAAAAAGCCTGTGCCTAAATACAAAGGCCGATTGCGTAGCAATCGGCCTTTGTATTTAGTTTATTAAATCACAGAAAATACTCTTCAATGCTATATTGTTTCCTCTACAGAAGAGACAAATTTCCAGATTATGGAAAGAATGCTACCTATGCCAGAATAAAATTTATTGAAAATCAATTAGTTGTGATGTTTTTGCCCATTGGCATCCATTTCGCACTATACTATACAGAGAATGAGAAATAATCAAACCTTTTTCCAATTGGAACACACCGGGGTTCTTTAGAACCCCGGGGATTGTTCCTCAGATGACAAACGACGAAGCTAAAGCCTTACATAATTAATGCTGACTGTTTGGGGGAATGCTAAAGAGGAGGGAGCGAAAGCTTCCTCCATCTTTTTTTAAGCCCTTTTAGAAAGTCTTTATTCAGAAAACACTTTTTTGAAAATCTCTTTTCAGAAAGCCCATTTCAGAAAATCTTTTATTCAGAAAACCTCTTTTCAGAAAGCCTTCATTCAGAAACTCACCACCAGTTTACCAAAATGTCCACCGCTTTCCAATTCCCTGAAAGCCCTTTCCACCTCCTCAACAGCAAACACCTTATCAATCACTGGCCTGATCCCCGCTTTCAACAACCCCTTAAAACTCTCCCTGCTACCTACCGCAAATCCTGCAATCCGCTTAAAATTCAGGTTCAGATCTCCATACACATCCAGCGTAATCGTAGACCCTGTCAGACCACCGGCAGTACATACCAGTCCATTCACCTTCACTGCCTGCAATGATTGACGAATAGTATCCTTACCGCCTACATCCAGGGTCACATCTGCCCCGAGTCCTCCAGTAAGTCTTAACACCTCGTCCTGCCACTGCGGATGGGTGTTGTAATTGATCACGGCATCCGCACCTAATTCTTTTAACCGAACAGCCTTCGCATCAGAACTGGTCGTTGCTATGACCCTGGCCCCTGCCTGACGGGCTATCTGCAAGGCAAACATCGATACCCCACCAGTGCCCTGTACCAACACCGTTTGGCCCAATTGTATTTTGGCAATATTGATCAGCCCTTCCCATGCTGTCACCCCTGCTACCGGCATGGTCGCCGCCTCCTCAAAGGAGAGGGAATCGGGGAGTTTTACCAGGCCATAATCAGGCACTGTTACATAATCCGCCATCAAACCCTGTGTCTGCCAGCCAATACGTACCGCATCTTTTAATGGAATTCCATCCCCTGAAAGAAAATTCTGTACATAGGTCAGCGCTACCCTGTCACCCACCTCCCATTCACTCACCTTTTCACCCACTGCTGTTACTATTCCCGCGCCATCGCAACCAGGTGTATATGGGAAAGGAAGTCCGGTCGGGAAGTCACCCTTCACGATCATGAGGTCCAGAAAATTCAGCGATACTGCTTTAATATTCACCACCACTTCATGTGCAGCCGGTTGGGGGATGCTTGTAGTGCCTACCTTGAGTGCTTCAATTCCTGTTTTGTCTAACTGTACGATTCTGTTTTGCATATCCTTATTTTTGTATTGCAAAGTTGAAACCGTACGGAACGAAAGTCAAGTACCGGGAATTTAATCACCAGGTGATAATTTAATCACCTTTTAAGGTCTGAAACATGTATACAAGGAAAATCCCCCGTTTATATAATTGTTCGCTGGAAGTGACGATGGAAGTAATGGGCGGAAAATGGAAGCCGTTTATCATCTGTTACCTGCAGCAGGGTCCAAAACGCCCCAGTGAACTGCTCAAAATGATCAATGGCGCCAGCAAACGGGTGATCAGTCAGCAGCTGAAAGAGCTGGAAGACCATGAAATTGTCGCTAAGAACGTGTATGCCGAAGTGCCGCTGCGTACGGAATACTACCTGACCGACTTCGGAAAGGAGCTGTTACCCGTCGTATTGATGATGGAGCAATGGGGTAGAAAGTATCAGCCGCACCTGGAAAATAAGCGGACTGCCTGATTCAAATTTTCACAAAATTTTTACATTTAAATGTTGTGAGTTTACTAAATTGGCAGCCGTTTCATTTTAATAGGTAAGTAAATAACAATTATTTCAACCAGTATATAATTTATTATTTATTAATCTCGAATTGGCAATGTCAGCTACTACAACAAAGCATCAGCGCCGGATGACGCGCAGTCTGTATTTATTCGTATTATTATTCAGCAACCAGGTCTGGGCACAAGCAGTCAACAAATCTTCTCCACCGTTCACTGCCAGATTGATGAACATCGAGGCCGCGGCCAACACCACGTTTAACTACAATACCAAACTAAAAAACGTTGCGCCCGTATCCAGGGTATTCCAGCTCTTCGCAGGATTGCCTCCCGGATGGAACGCGAATTTTAAGGTGGAAGGAATGTCGGTGACTTCTGTAAACATTGATTCTAACAGAACCGCAGATGTTTCCATCGAAATCGTTCCTACACTGGATACCAAACCAGGTAAGTACGAAATCCCTATAACCGCACTGGTCGGCTCAGATTCCCTGAAACTAAACCTGGAAGCGGTGATCAAAGGTACCTATGGCGTTACCCTGACCACCCCCAGCGGCAAACTGAGTGAAGATGTAACGGAAGGCAGTACGAAAGAACTGCAACTGGTCATTAAAAACACAGGCACCATCGCACTGGACAACCTGGATCTCTCTGCACAGAATCCGTCTCAATGGCAACTCACCTTTGCGCCTGCTAAGATCCTCCACCTGGAAGCCGGTGCCGACACCACTATCGTAGCGACCCTGCAGGTGCCAGACAAAACACTGGCCGGCGACTACATGACCAACGTTACCGTAAGGAATAACAATGCCAATGCGAAAGCAGATTTTCGTATCACCGTCAAAACTTCTGTATTGACAGGCTGGCTGGGTCTGGTCATTATCCTGATCGCCCTGGGCGCTGTTTATTTCCTTATCCGTAAATATGGCAGGCGATAGTACATTATGGAACAACCAATCATAGAGATACATGGGTTATCCAAAACCTATGGGTCTTTGAAAGCCGTTGATAATCTCAACCTCACCATTCAGCAGGGAGAGATCTTCGGACTGCTGGGACCTAATGGCGCCGGAAAATCTACCACTATATTAATGCTGCTGGGGCTCACAGAGCCTACAGCTGGTACCGCACATATCTGCGGATTGAATGCTTCCCGCAATCCAATTCCCGTAAAGCGAAAGGTGGGTTACATGCCGGACAACGTTGGGTTTTACAACGAACTCTCTGCTCTGGAAAACCTGAAATACATCGGCCGGTTGAATGGCATTCCCGAAGATGAAGTGGAAACTGCTGCCCGGGAAATGCTCATTTCCGTGGGCCTGGAAGCCGCCATTCACAAGAAAGCCGGCACCTTTTCCCGGGGTATGAAACAGCGACTGGGACTGGCAGATGTATTGATCAAACGCCCGGAAGTGATCATTCTCGATGAACCTACTTTGGGAATTGATCCCGCAGGTGTAAAAGATTTTCTGGAACTGATCAGAAGGCTGAACCAGGAGCAGGGCATCACCATCCTCTTATCTTCTCATCACCTGCACCAGGTACAACAGGTATGCAGCAGAGTAGGCATTTTCGTAGGAGGACACCTGTTAGCCGACGGAAGTGTGGAAACACTGGCCGCTAACCTGTTCAAAGCAGATCCGCATGTAGTACAGGTCACGCTGCAAACCGCAGCAGGAGTTTCGGAACAGGACCTGCTGCAATTGCCGGGTGTAACAAAAGTAAACATCGTGGATGCCGCTGTGGAAATTTCCGGGCAGGCAGACATTACCCCCGACATTGTACGATACTTTGTACATAAAGGGTATGATGTAACCGGCGTGCAAAAACGGACGTATGGTCTGGATGAGATTTATCAACGTTATTTTGAAAATAATTTAAAGGAAAACGAGGTACAAAATGAAAAGTCTACTGGCTTATTCCAAAGGTCATTCCTTGGCAGGTTCAAAAAGCGTTAGTCCTTTTTGGGTCATGGTAAAAAAGGAGGTGGCTGACCAGGTGCATAGCTGGCGGTTCATCATTATGGCCCTGTTGATCCTGCTCACCTGGATAGGATCGATGTATGTTTCGTTGTCCAATATCAGGGCGGCGATGGAGAATGTACGGGAGCATGATACCGTGTATTTTTACCTGAAATTACTGACTACAACAGACCGGTCATTACCACCATTTCATGTATTCATCGGTTTCTTAGGACCTTTGCTGGGCATTGCATTAGGCTTTGATGCGATCAATGCTGAGCAGAGCAATGGTACGCTGATCCGGTTGATGGCGCAACCTGTTTACAGAGATTCGTTGTTGAATGCAAAATTCACCGCTTCACTGATCGTAGTGAGTATCCTGTTCTTTTCGCTGAACATGCTGATGGTAGGCGGGGGCATGCTGATCACCGGCGTACACATAGAAGGCGCTGAGTTTGTACGCATACTTTGCTTTGTAGTATTGAGTGTAATTTATGTGGCGTTCTGGCTGAACCTCTCCATTCTATTATCAGTGAAGTTTAGGCAATCGGCTACTTCGGCATTGACAGCGATTGCCATCTGGTTGTTCTTTACGGTGTTTTATCCTATCCTGGTACAGATTATCCTAAAAGGCATTTTGCCTGATCCGAATAGTCTGAGTCCGGAGCAAATGGTGATCTACAACCAGATCAGGCACAACTTCCTGCTTGTGGTACCAGGTCAGATGTATGCAGATGGAACGACAACGTTGTTAATGCCGGTGGTAAGGAGTATGGGACCTTTGTCGATGGAACAGATGGCGATGGCGGTGCCGTCACCCTTGCCATTGAGAGAGAGTCTGTTGATCACATGGCCGCAGGTAAGTGGGCTGATAGCGGCTACCGTGGCTTGCTTTGCCGTGTCTTACTGGTTGTTTATGAGAAGAGAAATCAGAACTTAATGGTTGTCATTGTTTTGCATCAACCTTCTATAAGCTTCCTTCGACTGTTGTTCGATTGTTGTTCGACCGTTGTTCGACGCTTCTTCGACGCTTCTTCGACTGTTCTATAACCTACTACTGATTTCCAAACTGTTATAATAAAAAAAAGAGAATGTATCATAAGTAACAGGGAGGCCATGAGAATGGCATGTATGAGAATTCTCTCCATCTGGTACCCGAAAAAAAGGGGCCGTATCTTATTTTGAGGCGGCCCCTTTTCTCTGAAAATGGTTTTCATCCCCCGTTGGTGAATTCCCTCTTTCATGACTTTTTTATTGTATATTTCATTTGAATACCTAATATTCATTTATCTCTCAAAATTAACCGGCATGAAAAGAACCCTTCTGCTACTTGGCCTATCCGTGCTCACACTCCTGCACGGCTGTACAAAGCCAGAATCTGAGCAAAGACTATCAGGTTCCTCCACGTTTAAAGCTGTCACCGCCGCCAGCACTTCGGTCATCTTTACAAATCCTTTACCATCACTCGACAACGGTAGTTACTACGATCCATGGGTGATTAACATCGGCGGGTATTTTTATTATTGTGGTTCCGACGGCGGGCGTTTATGGATTACAAAGTCGGCTACACTCGAAAACCTTTTACAGCAGACAAAGACTTACATTTTCACACCACCATCCGGCACGGGATATAGCGGGGAGCTCTGGGCGCCTGAGCTGCATTACCTGAATGGCAAATGGTATGTATACTTTGCTGCAGATGATGGTACAAATGCCAACCACCGTATGTATGTACTGGAAGGTGGTACGGATGCCAGCAATCCATTGAACGGCACCTACAGCTACAAGACGAAGCTGAATGCCACTACTGATCGTTGGGCAATAGACGGCCATCCGTTTGTATACAACAGTCAGTTGTATTTTGTATGGTCAGGATGGGAAGGTACGACGAACGTATCCCAGTACCTCTACATCGCGAAGATGAGTAACCCTTATACCATCGATGGGGAGAGGGTGGAAATATCCCGACCAGATTATTCATGGGAGCAGGTAGGCACACCTACGGTGAATGAAGGGCCTACTTCCCTGATCAGCGGCAGCACGGTGAACATTATTTATTCTGCAAGTGGCAGCTGGACGAATGATTATTGTTTGGGACGGATCACCTGTACAAACGGGAACCTGTTGTCCAAAGCTTCCTGGACAAAAAATTCAACGGCTGTATTTTCTAAGTTCGGGAATGTGTATGGTCCGGGTCATGCTTCTTTTGTGAAGTCACCGGATAATATCCAGAACTGGATCGTGTACCATGCGGCAAACAGTGATGGCAGTGGATGGGATAGAAGAGTGATGGCGCAGCAGTTTAGCTGGATAGGAGATGTACCTTTCTTTGGGTATCCGATAGAAAAAGGGATACCGGTACCTGCGCCTTCAATCGGACCTGCTTATGCAATGCCCATTGCGAATGGCACTTACCGGATCAAATCAAAAGTGACTTCACAGTGTGTGGATGTACCGAATGCCGCTTCTACAGCTGGTTTACAGATCCAGGAGTATACGGATAACGGAACGAATGCACAGAAGTGGGTGTTTACCTCATTGGGCAATGGGTATTATACTATTACAAGTGTGGCGTCAGGGTTGAACCTGGATAATGCAGGTGCGTCTACAGCTGCGGGGAATATTCTGATACAGTGGACGGACAATGGGAATGAGGCGCAGCATTGGAGAGTACAGGATATGGGTGGTGGATATTATAAACTCATCAATCAAAGGAGTTTGCTGGCGCTAAATGTACCGTATAGTAACCAGACCCCGGGTACGAAATTGGAGCAGTGGTATGAGAATCAGTATGACGCGGAGTTGTGGCAGATCATACCATAAAGTGATTTATGTAGGGAAAGGGATGTATCATTAGTACCAGGAAGACAATGAGAATTACATGTACGAAAATTCTCTCCTTCAGGTGTACCCAAATAAAAAGGGGGCGTCTCGAAGTTTTGAGACGCCCCTTCCTTTTTGTAAAAAAGATCGTCCCATAATAACTAATGTCTTTTTAATTGAATAGTAGTTACTTATAAATCCTGTAGTCGTTTTGTAGTCGCGCTTGTAGTCCTACTGTGACCATGGTTATTTGGAAAGATACCCTTGCTCCCGGACATTTGTGCCTACAAATTCTTTATATGAAATACCGATTACTAGCCAGCTGTTTGTTACTCCTTACCGGAAGCATTAGGGCACAGCAAAAATACGAAGGCGGCTCCCTCTTTGTGCAGGGGTTTGCCAGAGTAATAGACCATGGACAATCTATTTATATCGACAGCACTGGCAAAATAGCTTTTGACACCATTTATAATGATAGAAGTCTCTCAGATGGTTGGGTAGACATCGACACCGTATACCTGCCACAAGACATTCTGCAGGTAGGCTTAAAAGGTAAACAGGGGGTGATGACAGTGTTGGGCAAATGGATATTGCCTCCCGAATATGATACCATTGACACGCAATCCGCTGAACAATGGACTGTAAAAAAAGATAATAAAGTAAGTCTGTATACCGCTAAAGGCTTTATACTCCCCTTCCGTTTTGAAGACAGTAATCAACTGGACAGCGCCTGGTTTGCCGTAAAGGAAAACGGGAAATGGGGCGTATACTATAAGGAAAAGGATCAATTGACCGTCCCTTATACTTACGAGGACATAGATTACTGTTATGGTTGCAACACCAAAGGCAATTACGTATTTGCCCAAAAAGATGGCAAATGGGGGGTGGTGAGTTTCAAAAACGAGATATTAGTGCCCTTTGAATATGATCACGAGCATATCAATATGCGGAGTGATGAATGGATAGAATCCCTCTATAAGGATTCCCGGAAGTACAGCATCAATCTCAAAACAAAGAAAGCAGAGGTAGATACCTGCGAATGTCTGCCAACAGAAGATCAGTCAAGTCTGGATACAGAGCTGGGCACCTACACCGGACAGCGTAGAAATGGCAAATGGGGGTTGGTGAATGCACAGGGCAAATTGATCCTCGACCATGTATATGACGACATTAACAATTTCGGTGACAGCAGCGGGGTAGTGGGTATCGTCCGTAATGAAAAATATGGGGTGGCAGATAGTACCGGTAAGATCATTATTCCACTGGCGTATGATTATTGGGTGGAACCTCAATGTAATGGAGCTGTATTTTTAGGAGAAAAAAACGGGAAAGGCATTGCATTTGACAAAACCGGGAAACAGATCTTAACCCAATACAGCCATTTTAATACAATGACCCTGGAAGATGGGACTAAGTTGCTTGGGATTGTGCAGGGTAAGTTAATGGGCTTTTATAACCCCGCCAGCGGCAAACTGATAGCTCCTAAGTACACCACCCTCAGTTATTATGGTGATGCACATTACCTCACAATCGGGATAGGTGACAAATATGGATATATCGACAAAGAAGGTAAAACTATCGTACCACCTATCTA is a genomic window of Chitinophaga sp. LS1 containing:
- a CDS encoding ABC transporter permease — encoded protein: MVKKEVADQVHSWRFIIMALLILLTWIGSMYVSLSNIRAAMENVREHDTVYFYLKLLTTTDRSLPPFHVFIGFLGPLLGIALGFDAINAEQSNGTLIRLMAQPVYRDSLLNAKFTASLIVVSILFFSLNMLMVGGGMLITGVHIEGAEFVRILCFVVLSVIYVAFWLNLSILLSVKFRQSATSALTAIAIWLFFTVFYPILVQIILKGILPDPNSLSPEQMVIYNQIRHNFLLVVPGQMYADGTTTLLMPVVRSMGPLSMEQMAMAVPSPLPLRESLLITWPQVSGLIAATVACFAVSYWLFMRREIRT
- a CDS encoding NEW3 domain-containing protein, with amino-acid sequence MSATTTKHQRRMTRSLYLFVLLFSNQVWAQAVNKSSPPFTARLMNIEAAANTTFNYNTKLKNVAPVSRVFQLFAGLPPGWNANFKVEGMSVTSVNIDSNRTADVSIEIVPTLDTKPGKYEIPITALVGSDSLKLNLEAVIKGTYGVTLTTPSGKLSEDVTEGSTKELQLVIKNTGTIALDNLDLSAQNPSQWQLTFAPAKILHLEAGADTTIVATLQVPDKTLAGDYMTNVTVRNNNANAKADFRITVKTSVLTGWLGLVIILIALGAVYFLIRKYGRR
- a CDS encoding ABC transporter ATP-binding protein, yielding MEQPIIEIHGLSKTYGSLKAVDNLNLTIQQGEIFGLLGPNGAGKSTTILMLLGLTEPTAGTAHICGLNASRNPIPVKRKVGYMPDNVGFYNELSALENLKYIGRLNGIPEDEVETAAREMLISVGLEAAIHKKAGTFSRGMKQRLGLADVLIKRPEVIILDEPTLGIDPAGVKDFLELIRRLNQEQGITILLSSHHLHQVQQVCSRVGIFVGGHLLADGSVETLAANLFKADPHVVQVTLQTAAGVSEQDLLQLPGVTKVNIVDAAVEISGQADITPDIVRYFVHKGYDVTGVQKRTYGLDEIYQRYFENNLKENEVQNEKSTGLFQRSFLGRFKKR
- a CDS encoding family 43 glycosylhydrolase, producing MKRTLLLLGLSVLTLLHGCTKPESEQRLSGSSTFKAVTAASTSVIFTNPLPSLDNGSYYDPWVINIGGYFYYCGSDGGRLWITKSATLENLLQQTKTYIFTPPSGTGYSGELWAPELHYLNGKWYVYFAADDGTNANHRMYVLEGGTDASNPLNGTYSYKTKLNATTDRWAIDGHPFVYNSQLYFVWSGWEGTTNVSQYLYIAKMSNPYTIDGERVEISRPDYSWEQVGTPTVNEGPTSLISGSTVNIIYSASGSWTNDYCLGRITCTNGNLLSKASWTKNSTAVFSKFGNVYGPGHASFVKSPDNIQNWIVYHAANSDGSGWDRRVMAQQFSWIGDVPFFGYPIEKGIPVPAPSIGPAYAMPIANGTYRIKSKVTSQCVDVPNAASTAGLQIQEYTDNGTNAQKWVFTSLGNGYYTITSVASGLNLDNAGASTAAGNILIQWTDNGNEAQHWRVQDMGGGYYKLINQRSLLALNVPYSNQTPGTKLEQWYENQYDAELWQIIP